Proteins from one Oryza sativa Japonica Group chromosome 12, ASM3414082v1 genomic window:
- the LOC4352342 gene encoding dicarboxylate transporter 1, chloroplastic, with amino-acid sequence MATSTSAATAPLTCHHLGLRLRPRLPSLPLRPLSPSPSLSLSRPTPLTPSPPPRHRALHASASAAPAAPPSQPPKPVLQGAAIKPLVATIGTGVLIWLVPPPAGVARNAWQLLSIFLATIVGIITQPLPLGAVALLGLGAAVLTRTLTFAAAFSAFGDPIPWLIALAFFFARGFIKTGLGSRVAYAFVSAFGGSSLGLGYALVFAEALLAPAIPSVSARAGGIFLPLVKSLCEACGSRAGDGTERRLGSWLMLTCFQTSVISSAMFLTAMAANPLAANLTAGTIGQGIGWTLWAKAAIVPGLLSLVFVPLILYLIYPPEVKTSPDAPRLAKERLEKMGPMSKEEKIMAGTLFLTVGLWIFGGMLNVDAVSAAILGLSVLLISGVVTWKECLGEAVAWDTLTWFAALIAMAGYLNKYGLISWFSETVVKFVGGLGLSWQLSFGVLVLLYFYSHYFFASGAAHIGAMFTAFLSVSSALGTPPLIAAMVLSFLSNIMGGLTHYGIGSAPVFYGAGYVPLAQWWGYGFVISIVNIIIWLGAGGFWWKMLGLW; translated from the exons atggccacctccacctccgccgccaccgcccccctcACCTGCCACCacctcggcctccgcctccgccctcgcctcccctccctccccctccgccccctctccccctccccctccctctccctctcccgccccACCCCACTcaccccttctcctcctcctcgccaccgcGCCCTTcatgcctccgcctccgctgctccagcggcgccgccgtcgcagccgccgaaGCCGGTGCTTCAGGGGGCGGCAATCAAGCCGCTGGTGGCAACCATCGGGACCGGGGTGCTGATATGGCTGGTCCCGCCGCCCGCGGGCGTGGCGCGCAACGCGTGGCAGCTGCTGTCCATCTTCCTCGCCACCATCGTCGGGATCATCACCCAGCCTCTCCCGCTCGGCGCCGTCGCGCTGCtcggcctcggcgccgccgtgctCACGCGGACGCTCACGTTCGCCGCCGCGTTCTCCGCGTTCGGCGACCCGATCCCGTGGCTCATCGCGCTCGCCTTCTTCTTCGCCCGCGGCTTCATCAAGACCGGCCTCGGAAGCCGCGTCGCCTACGCCTTCGTCTCCGCCTTCGGCGGCTCGTCGCTCGGGCTCGGCTACGCGCTCGTGTTCGCCGAGGCGCTGCTGGCGCCGGCCATCCCGTCGGTgtcggcgcgcgcggggggcaTCTTCCTGCCGCTCGTCAAGTCGCTGTGCGAGGCGTGCGGCTcgcgcgccggcgacggcacggaGAGGAGGCTCGGGTCGTGGCTGATGCTCACGTGCTTCCAGACGTCGGTGATCTCGTCGGCGATGTTCCTCACCGCCATGGCAGCGAACCCGCTGGCGGCGAACCTGACGGCGGGGACGATCGGGCAGGGGATCGGGTGGACGCTGTGGGCGAAGGCCGCCATTGTGCCGGGCTTGCTGTCGCTGGTGTTTGTGCCGTTGATTCTGTACCTGATCTACCCGCCGGAGGTGAAGACCAGCCCCGACGCGCCGCGGCTGGCGAAGGAGCGGTTGGAGAAGATGGGGCCTATGAGCAAGGAGGAGAAGATCATGGCTGGAACGCTGTTCCTCACG GTAGGTCTTTGGATCTTTGGTGGAATGCTGAATGTGGATGCAGTGTCTGCTGCAATTCTTGGCCTATCCGTCCTCCTGATTTCTGGAGTTGTTACATGGAAAGAGTGTTTGGGGGAGGCTGTAGCGTGGGATACCCTTACATGGTTTGCTGCTCTTATTGCAATGGCTGGATACCTCAACAAATACGGGTTGATCTCTTGGTTCAGTGAGACTGTTGTGAAG TTTGTTGGTGGCCTTGGTCTCTCATGGCAACTATCGTTTGGTGTCTTGGTGCTGCTGTACTTCTACTCCCACTATTTCTTTGCCAGTGGCGCAGCGCACATTGGAGCAATGTTCACTGCATTTTTGTCAGTGTCCAGCGCCTTGGGCACTCCTCCTCTAATTGCTGCCATGGTTCTTTCATTCCTCTCAAACATCATGGGTGGACTCACGCACTATGGAATTGGGTCTGCTCCTGTCTTCTACGGTGCTGGCTATGTTCCACTGGCTCAGTGGTGGGGGTATGGATTTGTCATTTCCATCGTTAACATCATCATCTGGCTTGGTGCTGGAGGCTTCTGGTGGAAGATGCTCGGCTTGTGGTGA